The nucleotide sequence AGGGAGGACTTACGAAGATCTCTATCCAATGAGACTGATTTTCCCTCGTGATCGACATTCCAAATGGTGCTGAAGTGcctcatggtgtttgtgattttaCCAAAGCAAATAGTGCTGAGGTCCCCTTTACAAAGCTACAAGACCCTAGATCACTCTCTCCAGAGTGTTTCCTCCAACTTCAGGCATTTGCTGTGGATATAATTTTGCATCTATATGACTGGCCTGCTCAGCCTTCTAGAGCACTCTGGTCTCTTTAATGTATCCTCGTTTCTTTTTGAAGAGTCTAGTTTTGATGATATTTCAAACCTCTCTTTTTCAATCATTTAGCCATTTCTAGAGACATCTAAAGTAATCATTAAAACAAAGAACACTGATTGAACTTGAGAAGGACTGAGTTCCAGAAGTCCCTAACTAAAGGTGAAACCCTCCACCTAACACCAAAACTTCTCAAAAGAAACtgcttcatctccctcatgatgaaACCACAACTTCACAAAACCAATCATTGAGCTCATGGATAGGTTTAGGCAGCAATCTAGAGGACCCCTAGGAACTTGGATTTCCAATTCAAAGAGCTGAGGGCATGATCAAGACATGATGAATCCCCTACCTTCTAATAGCAGGTCCACCAAATCGAGCTCTCTGATTGCAATCCCAAACTCATCCGCATCACACCTATAACTTCGCCTGAAGTAAACCTTGTGAAGTTGAAGTCACCTGTGGCAACCAAGACAAGGAGAGGCCTGCCTCGTGGCCCTTAACTTAACTCATACCGGAGTAGAAGCTGAAGAATTCTACCAAGTTGtccccccccccacacacacacaaaaaaagtcATTGATCATCACGGGAAAAACACCAGAGGACGCTAGTAAACTCTTCTTgggattatttttctaaaatttctGGACAACACCCAAGCGTTTGTGAACAAATAAAAAagtgattgttttttttttctcttccttttactTCAGTTAAATGACCAATAAtccacaaaaagaaaagaagcctATGTAAGGAAAGAATTAATTCCCCAGTACAGAATCTTAATTGATATCCGAATCAGAATCAGTACAAAAACCTAAACTTGATGTGCATGCcagaaagaaaagattttgaGATGCAAATACAAGTTAATTAATCGATTAATCGAAGGAGGATTGCAAGCGAGATGAAATCGTCTCACCAAATAATGCCGTAGGCCCCACGACCGACGGGCCGAATCGGCGGGACGTACTTGGCAGTGACCTCGAAGATGTTGCCGTACACATTGTACTGCACGTAACGGCCGCCGTGGGTGGGCACGCCCTTGATGTGCCCCTCCCCGGAGCCAGACCCCACCTCCATCTTCCCCGTCGCCACCAACCTCTtcgcttctctctctttctgctCTCTTTGTCTCTCTCTCGTGcgcgcgctctctctctctctctgggttTTGGGCTCCAGAAAGGGGGTCAGGAGGAGCAGGAGGAGGTcatggggaggaggagaaggcgctgGGTCTGAGGGAAAAGATGGGAGGAAAAGAGGGGAGAGGAGAAAAAGGCGAGGGCTTGGGAGGTGGAAGCCCGTGAAAAGAGAGCTGGGGTTCCATCGATCCAcgtctctttttctcttccatCGCTCTCGCTGCTCTTCTACCTCTTCTTCTACTACTTTTCGGTATTCAAAGTCTACACATATAGTTTCCCCCTTTTGCGCGTTGGACTGGGATGGGAACGGGATCCGACCCCACGAGAAAGCGGAAACGCAGAATAAGAAGGGAGGTAAACGTGGCAGTCCGTGGAATCGTCAGCCCCTACGGCGGCTCTCGTGGGAGAGGCCTCGTCAGCATTACCCAAAAACTTATCTCGTTATctacccaaaaattaaaaataatttatataaataatttatgtagcttaaaaagattaaaaaaatgctgcaagattttttttcttctttcttgcacCAAAAGTTTCTGTGCTTGTCGCAAATAATAATGATCGGTAGAAAAGTCTAAATCTGGATTGTTGAGAATCTTTTTCgagcttaaaaaaattattttttatttataaataaataatattgtgAGGACCCACCAAACACACCAAAATATTTTCGGCGCCACATGTGTAAAACTTGGACactataaattttaaatagatttaaCTCAAAgctcaattaaaaaaatatataatttagacTCGAAGTTTGATTTATGGTTAACGCTATTTCTCATAAATGCAAATTGGTAAAGCACATTAGAGAAGgttgatttaaaataataatattattttttctttttttttgtgatcaGCAATTTTTATTTGTccagaaatattttttcttagcAGAAATATCTTATTTTGGAttttactgaaccatcaaatTTCTACTATGtgtatttataaaaataattttataattttcatcACTTTATAGCTTACTTTGTTCCTCAATTATCACTAGGCTAGTGGCATAATTATTCTATAAATCCTAAATATGAAGCCTCTTTACTATAAAATCCAAATGctgataagattttttttttacaaaatctcctatatttttttaccaaaaaataaaataatttttttttttcaaatctgcTATGGAagccaacccatatgcccaTTGAGACAAGTGGATCCAATACATGAAAGCGAATATAAATGCTGCTAAATAAAATATGGAAACTGCATATGCCCTCAAAATGAAATATTGCAAGCTTTATAAAGTCAAGAGAAGCAACTAAAGTGTTTGATATTTGAATACTGTAAATCTTGCTCAAaaactttaatattttttttaaatattttgttaTTTGGTTTGGATTTCAGACAGTTAAAAAGTTCAAATTAAAAGCTTAGGATGAATCCACAAATATATAAAACCAATTTATATCCCCTTCAACTGCTGATAACCCGATCCAAAATCCGCACCCGACAACCCGAACCAAACCTGATCTGCAGACTTGGCCCATGCAACCCGACCGGACTTCTTGATTTGAACAAGGGCAGTAGAGCCCTCCTCTTTTCATTGATCTCCTCTCCGCCCTAGTCTACCGCCTCCCACAGGCCTTCCGGCAATCGTCGCCAACGACAAACTCCTCCGCCATGTGGCTATGACTCTGATGTAGAAGTAAAAAGTGATGATGAGAGGTCAGTTTTAACTCATCTAAAGTAAGATGAAATGCTGGAGCTTTTAATTAAgtatgaattttcttttcttgttagtTTTGGTTAAAAGTTGTGATTACACTTCCAAGTGTAAGGTTCTCACCTGTTGGAAATTCTGAatgataaatttttaattatatgAAACCTACATAGTAGAAGTCTGAAAGGGTTGCCATTAGTGTGAGTGGGGGTCATAAAATTTCTTGAAACTTTGATGGATTGTGCCTTTATTCTTGAAACTAATCCCATATATGTGGAAGAAGATCTTGTTAGGCACTAAGGTATGTGAATATCAATTTACAGTTACCAAATTTTCTCAACCATAGCATAGATGCTACTAGGATTTTAGTATAGTGCAATGGATCAAATAACTTTCTTTAAGTAGCGTATTAGGCTTTTCTGATCATAAATTTATAACTTTTGACCCTAACACTTCCCCTTTTCCACCCATAcgaaaagaaaagatagatgctATTTTCGATAAACAGATAATATCTACTACTGAAATAAGAGCTCACCATTTTCTAGTCCGATGGAGAGACCGTCTAGATTCCGATAGCACGTAGATTACTCGTGATGAGCTACAACAGATTGATTCAGACATATTGAAGTACTACCAGAGCCGCCTACAGTCTCACTCGACTGAGTCGAGTTTCTCCCACCTCAGAAGAGTTGGTGCGCACACCAGTTACAGATCATCAATCAGACATGTGTATAGTCACAAGCACGGAAGGGCAGCCCACCCAGTGACACTTTAGCTGGGTGACAtattatgagagagagagagagagagagagagagagagagagagagatttttatgttttatttgttGGGTACTTTCGTCTTTTCTATAGGGATATTTtggtttgtcttttctttttagTCTTTACCTATATAAACGCTTGTAAGACTGATTAATTTTGAGAGCTTcctcatattttcttttgttggtgGATTCCGACACCCTGTTGGTGGATTCCGCGGGTTTAGTTACCATTGTTCGGTGGATTTCGGACGCCCTATTGGTAGATTCCTAGTATTTGCATTGTCTAGGACATTCTTCTGCATCAAAAGCTACAAGAGTTTAATTGCATTATGAAGGGCAAGTTTTAAAAGAGCAATATTGTCACAACCATTCTGTGGGTTAAACCATCTACACTGATTACAAATCCAAGCTCAAAAAAGGTTACATGCAGCAAAATGATCCCAGGTGAATTCATACACAAGTTCAATGCAGCAGGATGAACCCAACAAATAGGGGAGAATCAAGTTCATAAACCTATGAGGAACTCCCTTCCTAAGAGCAACATAAAGGATATTAATCTCTTATTCAATAGGTTGAATCTCATGATATTGAGTAACAAAGATTTTTCTTCAGCCACCTTAATGTCAAAGTCATGCACTTCTCAAAGCCTGCATTTTGCTAgagtttttccttttgtttgtaTCGAAGTTCCTTAGCTTTTcacatcatggagttcatcagaTTAGAAATAAAGGATTTTGCTATGACACTGGAAATTATCTTCTGATTTCTAAGCAGACTTAAAAAGTTTATACATATCCGTAAATAGTTTAGGGCATgatatggtttaaaataatttttgggTACTAAGTCAGTAATGCTCATAGCAAGAAGATCATTGGTTTTTATGCCAAATTTATGATGATTTATCTACCTAGGTTGATGTTAAAAATTTATGGCAAATCAGTCAACAATAAAGAACGATGTTCAGTTCAAGGTGCCTTGCAAATGCCCTCAAGAGTAAAAATTGAGATTTGGCACTCCATCCCCATGAATTAATTTTTGGCTTGCCTAAGATTGTCGGAGTTTCAATTTTACGAACATCTGTTGTTTTGTGTATCTGACCAGTATGCAAACACGAATGGGCTATCTACTGTCATTGACCACTTTTGGTTCGGGTTTCTTCTACAAGTTCAAACTACAAGAAGGAACTCGAATTTTAATTCTTGGAGGGACCATACTTCTTTGAACCTTTTCTTATGTCTTTATCCCTGCATtatgttagaaaaaaaaaaacttgtccaGCCTTATAAAGATATAAAGGATTCTAGAAGTTGAATCCTTTGGCTTTTGATTAAAAAACATTTTCACATGCATGCAAATCAAGCAAGCTGAGATGCATCATGACAAGCTAGTTTGAGGCACCAGTTTGGGTGCCGATGCACTTAAAACACATTCACcttgaaattatttcaaatttcaCTTTTGAAATCTTTCTATTGTTCGAGTCTTATTTGCTCTTGAAGATTTAACAGTCAGTACATTATGGTATTATCCTTCAAGGATCATCATAATATTCACCCATTTGTTTCCTTCTTACAGTCATTGGTTGATGTTGTGACAATTTGGCTTTTGGGAGAGATGTAATATTGAATGAGAATTGTTAATCAGTGTTTGAAAAAGTACTCCATGCTGCTGCATGGGCAAATGCAGTGCTCTAGTTGTTATGGAAATGCACAGTAGGAGCCTAGGCTGCCTGAAATAATCCTTGGAACCTACATATGCAGTTTGGGTTGGGCCAAGTGCATAGCTTGTGCAGGACAGTTTGGGATAGGTGAGTCAAGCGAAACAAGAGTGTTCAATCCTGCTCAAGTAGCTCCTCAATCAAAAGTTGAAGCTCTGGTTTGCTTTAAACttgggaagaagggaggagattTCAGGGCTATGGAACAACTACAGATAACAAGAAGAAGCAGAAATAGCAGACATCAGAGCCtagtttttttcccttcttgtaTCCTCCTCCGCCTTCTCCACTTCttatctcctcttcctccacctgctcctcctcctcctcctcctcgaacTGCATAAGCGCCCTCTTACCAGCTAGGTGCTCAGGGTTCCCTGGCTGCTTTTATACTACAGCCACTTCTCCGAACTTTTGGTTATATACCAGCTAAACTCACAAACCAGAAGACATAAAAGAGAACCTTCTCTTCACCTCTCATCTCAATCTTAATGGAAAATATTCTTTACTTGTTCTTACATGAGTACAGGTGAGACTTGCTCTAGACCATTTCACATATCGTGCAATGGTTAGGGAGGCAAGACAAAGGTTCTTTGTATCTTAAGGATGGACTACCAAAGCTTAATGTACTCAAAGTCCTTGGTACTTGTCTGATCAATCACACTGTTCAAtagttcacttttttttttcgtcAAGGGATTGTTAAATTTATCCTAATGAGATAGTTTATAACATGTCACAAACATAATACTTTTTTTCCTTATATCGCAATTAGGTTTGTATGCcaatgcataaactttaaacatGGCTTTGGAATTATTAGCAGATAAATAAACAATAGAATCAGTAATAAGATGTATATTACTTCAAAAAGTGCTTCTAGACACATACAATTAGAGCACATGAAAAGGAAACTACTATGTCACAATTGATTTGTTCTATCTAAATCTTCAATCAAACCTGAGACAAACTAAATACCTTAATCCACATGAAAAGGAAAATCATACAATCCACCATCCGGAAAATGAAATTCTCTTCCGATTGGAACCATATAAACAAGTTATCTATATATAATCATACATGACGCACTGCAATTAAAGTAATACTGCATGTTGAAGATTAAAGCATTTCGGCAAACATAACTTTGCAAATAACATTTTGTATATGTGTTTCTTTAGTGCCAATAGAACACATGcgctcaaaaagaagaaaaatttcaaTGATTCGATGTGAAATGGAACTCCATGCTACAATGAGATACTTTCTTCATTGCTCCCCCCCTTTTTCAAGATAGTACAATAGGATGCTCAAATTGATAGGCTTTACCACATAAAAAACCCATGACAATAAAATCATCAATCTTAGAACTACATAAGAAGATCCATTTCCATTAATAAAAGGGAGATTAAGTATGGTTTGTCTTAAAAGTAAAATATAAAATCAACACATCAGGGGGAAGAAAACCATCCTTTTCAATCATTTGATTACACTACACTATGATGAATTACCAAAAACTGTAACAAGAACCAAAAAACCACAAGACTATTGGCATTAGAATTTTAGCGCAAAATACAAACCCGCTTTAGATTTCAAACAAAGAATCAGATCACCTTGAATagttaaaattagaaaaagacaAGTAGTCATCCTACCTACCAACTGTGCACTATCATGCTTGCTCACCATATCTGCAATCTGACCGTCCCCCGTGGCTTGCATCAAATCAACCCTGATCCAGAATCCTCTGCTCCCAAATGATAGAAGTCTGGAAAACTTTAAAACCTTTTACCctccaaagaaggaaaagaagcccTTTTTCTTGGGCTCCTCCTCGACCATCACTGCAGTCATGGTATCCTGCTCGACCAGCCTCCACGCAGCCTGCTCGAATGCCCGCCCAGCCACCGTTGGaggcttgttaagaacaagaggATATCCTCGATTCGTGCTCTTAATCACCTCTGAGTCCTCTGTAATGACCCCAAGCAGTGCAAGGCCGAGCATTTCCTGCACGTCGAGCACCGACATCATGTCCTTCCCTCTCATAAGATCAGTGCGGACCCTGTTAACGACCATCTTGATGTCCCGAATGCCGTCGCACTCGAGGAGGCCAGTGACCCGGTCGGCGTCGCGAAGGGCGGTGATGTCAGGGGTGGTCACGAGCACGGCCTCACTGGCAGGGGCGATGGCGGTGATGAATCCGGCGTCGATGCCAGCAGGGAAGTCGATAAGGACCAAGTGAGGGGCGCCCGAAGCGCGCGAGCGGAGGGCGTCGACGACCCAAGTGAGGGCCTTGGCGCCGAAGCCGAGGGGGAACATAGAGCGGGGCTTGGAGATGCAGAGGAGCTCGAGGGAGGGGTAGCGGCGGTCGCGGACGAGGGGCTGGTCGAGGCGGCAGTCGCCGTTGAGGACCTCGACGGCCGTGTAGTGGACGCGGTTCCCGAGGCCGAGGAGGAGGTCGAGGTTGCGGAGGCCGGCGTCGGCGTCGACGGCGACGACAGAGAACCCGAAGCGGGCGAGGGAGATGCCGACGTTGGCGGCGGTGGTGGTCTTGCCGACGCCTTCCTTGCCGGAGGTGACCACCACCACGCGGGGGGTCTCGCCGGCGAGCTGGGGCATGCGGTTCCACTGGAAGGTGGCGGAGACGGCGGCTCCGGGAGTCCTGCGGCGGCGGGCGCCTGAGGCTTCGGGGCCGAGGAGGACGGGAGAAGGGAGGATTGAGTGgagggaggagacggcgcggggGATCGAGGGAAGAGGAGAAGCCATGGCCGCTGAGAGTGCGACGAACGAAGGGACGGAGAGGGGGACTTGATTTGGGGCGAGAGCGAAGCTAGAAATGGACCGGATTTCGGAACTCGGGCCGAATCCAGAGTTTCGGCGAATCATTTGCCGGTCTTAATCTActtgtatataaatatatatatatagccaaATGAGGTTTTATATGTGAAAATCATCCAAGCCAAAATTTTTGAGAACCACAAATGCCCAAAGCAATACGTCCAAGATACTATTATACTAACTATTAAATCATTTTACCAActtaagtttaaattaatttatcattCAATAATATTGATTACAAATAATAAGCATAAGATGGTTctacaaaatatttattttttttagaataaaCAAAAAGTTCCAATACTAAGTTCAGTTTTAGTTCTCATAAATCTATCCAAGTTCAACATACAACACATAAGAATTTTAGACCTATCATGTTGGAGGAATCTCGATAGGCactataaataaagaaaaaaaaacaaaaactcatTATATTATAGAGATATACTAtctcatttttttcttatttagtATATAAGCCTCCAAATTGATTCGAGACCTAGATTAAAGCACATGTGTCACGCATACagaattttagttgattttagtAGCTAATATGAGGTGCTTACTTAGATACAAATTTTATATCTCATGCATTTAAACATGAAATTTCTTATGTCAAGATATAAGTAATATTTGGCTATAGAGGAGGGAGGGTGTCATCTAAGTTTTCTAGAAATTTTACCATCTAACACAGACTCTTTTAACGACAATTCAGGATACATGTTTTATTGTGTATCTTTCTATTATTGCGTCAAACAGCTCAGACTCAAGACTATTGGCAAAGCTGACGAGCTTAATCAAAAAAAACTTATGTTTAATATTTAACTTTTGTATTATATATAAGGCTGTAAATAGGTTGGGTCGATCCGTGATCTGATCCGTCCGACCCGATCTGCGtagatccgatccgatccgaattTTAAGACCTGCAGGTCCAAGTTGGATTctaaaattggatccgaatCATTTTCAGAAACGGGTTTAGATTTACCGAACGGACCCAATCCAACTCGAATGGAtccgaagagagagaaaggagaaaaacaaaaaagaatttttttttttttgtgcgtgTATGTTTGTAGATTGTGTTATTGGTCATTTTTAAGTTAATTTATGGCGGATTTTCAAGGCATGAGGGGAAAAGCCCTAAGGGGACTAGGGTTCAAGTGTGGAAGAATAGCAATAAGCATAGGTTCACGGAATCCAAAGAAACCTCGGCTTGTctggattctctctcgatctattacactgttgatacctctggtgtctcggcagctggtttttttttttccttctgtttttttgtttttgtttcttttaacttttgtagggagaaagtgagggaacactgaacaaaatttgggtcatgtgccagttttctgcaatggaattggattttggaagaaggtctgggatttttttttgtcctcgtgagaggggagctgtgatatgaaatttggcccGTAGACTACttagtaagtcatgggtcatctgaCTAGAGGTCAATCGCAAGTCTGtcaaagtcatgggtcacccaacaccccataattatgatatgatcaAATCAGATTTGCTCAAAATCACTTCCAAAAGCACAATAAATTGGACCGTTCCGGTTCCGAACCTAACACTAACTCGGATCTGATTCGGACCCAATTCGATCCGATCCAATCTTCAACCGGATCGGATCTGAGTCCAAAATTAAAATCCAAACAAAAAATCGGAACGGATCGGAATCACTCAGGATCTGATCCGATCTATTGCACCCTTAATTGTatagttgtatagatgcatagAAATTATTAGGTGCTcagtttaaattaaaaattactaAACCGAATCGAATCTGCCGGTGTAGCTCGAACCGAGCCGATCCGATCTCCAACCAAATTGATTCTTCAATGAAAAACGGTTCCGACCGAGCCGAAATCAGACTAGAATTGATTCTCCAATAAAAAACAGTTCCGACCGATTCGCACCGATTTTGGAGCCTGGTGTGCCCCAATTCATAAATCGGCACTCTAGGTTTGGTATCAGTTCGGCACGATTTGAATCGATACCGGAACGGCTTGCTTCCACGAATCTTGGTTTAAACCAATATCCGTAATAACCACATGCGTTTTTTCaccaagaaaataataataaaaaaaataccgaCGTAAATGAGATCTCCCTCCAAATCGACAAGCTCGGTCATTTGGCGGGCACCGAG is from Phoenix dactylifera cultivar Barhee BC4 chromosome 18, palm_55x_up_171113_PBpolish2nd_filt_p, whole genome shotgun sequence and encodes:
- the LOC103710738 gene encoding putative septum site-determining protein minD homolog, chloroplastic codes for the protein MASPLPSIPRAVSSLHSILPSPVLLGPEASGARRRRTPGAAVSATFQWNRMPQLAGETPRVVVVTSGKEGVGKTTTAANVGISLARFGFSVVAVDADAGLRNLDLLLGLGNRVHYTAVEVLNGDCRLDQPLVRDRRYPSLELLCISKPRSMFPLGFGAKALTWVVDALRSRASGAPHLVLIDFPAGIDAGFITAIAPASEAVLVTTPDITALRDADRVTGLLECDGIRDIKMVVNRVRTDLMRGKDMMSVLDVQEMLGLALLGVITEDSEVIKSTNRGYPLVLNKPPTVAGRAFEQAAWRLVEQDTMTAVMVEEEPKKKGFFSFFGG